A genomic segment from Limosilactobacillus sp. encodes:
- a CDS encoding antibiotic biosynthesis monooxygenase, with product MLTKISFTFGSRQILKDIIDKNPDRQFKLMQASTHSHKLALFDFSGKETIFKTPVALTVLNESLNDNHNGILYYQSFQVNGDRQQLLYNTLDKIVTDAPEFANGFLMTSVANRNESSTLVLLSAWNDFEDLTAWRESDTFKDLDNFMTVGSDNYYYDEIYRPIA from the coding sequence GTGTTAACTAAAATCAGTTTTACCTTTGGTTCACGCCAAATCTTGAAAGACATTATCGACAAGAATCCGGATCGGCAGTTCAAACTGATGCAAGCTTCCACCCACAGTCACAAGCTGGCACTATTTGACTTTTCCGGCAAGGAGACGATTTTCAAGACTCCAGTTGCCTTAACCGTCTTAAACGAATCACTCAATGACAACCACAACGGCATCCTCTACTACCAGTCATTCCAGGTCAATGGTGATCGGCAGCAGCTGCTCTACAATACTTTGGACAAGATTGTCACCGACGCCCCGGAATTTGCCAACGGCTTTTTGATGACGTCCGTTGCCAACCGGAACGAGAGCTCAACGCTGGTCCTGCTGAGTGCCTGGAACGATTTTGAGGACCTGACCGCATGGCGGGAGAGCGACACCTTCAAGGACCTCGATAATTTCATGACGGTCGGCTCCGACAATTACTACTACGACGAGATCTACCGTCCAATCGCCTAG
- the spxA gene encoding transcriptional regulator SpxA, whose translation MVTLYTSPSCTSCRKARAWLQEHNIPFKERNIFSDPLSLDEIKNILRMTEDGTEDIISKRSKAYKQLHVDLNELPMKKLYELISANPGLLRRPIIMDDKRLQVGYNEDEIRRFLPRKVRAYELAEAQRKADLI comes from the coding sequence ATGGTCACACTTTATACGTCTCCAAGTTGTACCTCTTGCCGCAAAGCGCGTGCTTGGTTGCAAGAACACAACATTCCATTCAAGGAACGGAACATTTTCTCTGATCCGTTATCGCTTGATGAAATTAAAAACATTTTACGAATGACCGAAGACGGAACCGAGGACATTATCTCCAAGCGATCCAAGGCTTACAAGCAGCTCCACGTTGACTTAAACGAGCTGCCGATGAAGAAGCTGTACGAATTGATCAGTGCTAATCCTGGTCTCTTGCGGCGGCCGATCATCATGGATGATAAGCGGCTCCAAGTTGGTTATAACGAAGATGAAATTCGGCGGTTCCTGCCACGGAAAGTCCGGGCTTACGAGCTGGCGGAGGCACAACGCAAAGCAGATTTAATCTAA
- a CDS encoding adaptor protein MecA: MEMEHINKNTIRVLIDNDDLSARGITILDLLGNHQQIEDFFYSILREVDTDHQFQNNDSVTFQVMPTTNGLELFISKNDPDEPDGGQAANNEQIAQYIKQNLAAQQATAQPAPVEGGSQPEPMMPNDSQSQSTDPHQPATWRVVVFDQFEDLVDFAHIAEDDDVVSELYKYQDKYFLAMKYYQPVDNDSLVKDSMALAYEYGSPTVVTPMYLSEHGKKLMAVSALHTIRHYFN, encoded by the coding sequence ATGGAAATGGAACACATCAATAAAAACACGATTCGCGTATTAATCGACAACGACGACCTCAGCGCACGGGGGATCACGATCCTCGACCTGCTGGGCAATCACCAGCAGATTGAGGATTTCTTTTATAGCATTCTGCGCGAGGTCGACACCGATCATCAGTTCCAAAATAACGACTCGGTGACTTTTCAGGTCATGCCGACCACGAACGGCCTGGAGCTCTTCATCAGCAAGAACGATCCCGATGAACCGGATGGCGGGCAGGCGGCCAACAATGAGCAGATTGCTCAGTACATTAAGCAGAACCTTGCTGCGCAACAGGCCACGGCCCAGCCGGCACCGGTGGAAGGAGGCAGTCAGCCAGAACCAATGATGCCAAATGACTCTCAATCACAGAGTACCGACCCCCACCAGCCCGCAACTTGGCGGGTGGTGGTCTTTGACCAGTTCGAGGACCTGGTCGACTTTGCCCACATCGCCGAGGACGACGACGTGGTGAGCGAGCTCTATAAGTACCAGGACAAGTACTTCCTGGCGATGAAGTACTATCAGCCCGTCGACAACGACAGCCTGGTCAAGGATAGCATGGCCCTGGCATACGAGTACGGCAGTCCGACCGTCGTGACGCCGATGTATCTGAGCGAGCACGGCAAGAAGCTGATGGCCGTCTCGGCCCTACACACGATTCGCCACTACTTTAATTAA
- a CDS encoding competence protein CoiA — protein sequence MLVAQGKAGLVLAADARAGESYCCPGCRETVILRRGRCKIAHFAHRPGSHCHLSEGETPEHLLGKTQLLEWAQRRGYQPRLEVYLPAIAQRPDLLLTVGTRSVALEFQCSPLSLRRLRERNAGYRQLGIPVRWLLGAPYRRNLHSQKVAQFTQLVGGEMGLLFWNTTRSCPEVDRHFARCSLISAQRRRPEEIVRLQMNRLARLQYQHPTPAIQALACRSPVLPLATCPLICHDLAPSWPLLATPPILWRLAVVKALMDLSPFHFWPRSAWYGWLEQAGPLEWLGYGCLNARQLHARFLRNFTAELVAAGILAPVATGWVLLARPRWFASPAEKLAVVRRGGLSPRFALK from the coding sequence ATGTTAGTTGCACAAGGAAAAGCCGGCCTAGTCCTGGCAGCCGATGCCCGGGCCGGGGAATCGTATTGCTGCCCGGGCTGCCGGGAAACCGTCATCCTACGGCGGGGGCGATGCAAGATTGCCCACTTTGCTCACCGTCCCGGCAGCCATTGCCACCTGAGCGAGGGGGAGACCCCTGAACATTTGCTGGGCAAGACGCAGCTGCTGGAGTGGGCGCAGCGGCGTGGTTATCAGCCACGCCTGGAGGTCTACCTGCCGGCAATTGCCCAGCGCCCGGACCTGCTGCTGACGGTGGGAACGCGGTCGGTGGCCCTGGAATTCCAGTGCAGCCCACTCAGCCTGCGACGCCTGCGCGAGCGCAACGCCGGCTACCGGCAGCTGGGGATTCCGGTCCGCTGGCTTTTGGGCGCGCCCTACCGGCGAAACCTGCATTCGCAAAAGGTGGCCCAGTTCACCCAGCTGGTGGGTGGGGAAATGGGCCTGCTCTTTTGGAATACCACGAGGAGCTGCCCGGAGGTGGATCGGCACTTCGCCCGCTGCTCCCTCATTTCTGCTCAACGCCGTCGTCCCGAGGAGATCGTCCGTCTACAGATGAACCGGCTGGCCCGGCTGCAATACCAGCACCCAACGCCGGCAATTCAGGCACTGGCCTGTCGTTCCCCGGTCCTGCCGCTGGCAACCTGTCCGCTGATCTGTCATGATCTGGCACCAAGCTGGCCGCTGCTGGCAACGCCACCGATCCTGTGGCGGCTCGCCGTCGTCAAGGCGTTGATGGATTTATCGCCGTTTCACTTTTGGCCGCGGTCGGCCTGGTATGGCTGGCTGGAGCAGGCCGGTCCGCTGGAGTGGTTGGGTTACGGCTGCCTAAATGCTCGTCAGCTTCACGCCCGGTTCTTGCGCAATTTTACTGCCGAGCTCGTCGCCGCTGGAATCCTCGCTCCGGTCGCCACGGGCTGGGTTCTGCTGGCCCGCCCGCGGTGGTTTGCCAGCCCGGCAGAGAAGCTGGCAGTCGTTCGGCGGGGTGGGCTTTCGCCGCGTTTTGCATTAAAATAG
- a CDS encoding C69 family dipeptidase codes for MEHTCTTFLAGKKATIDGSTIVCREEDYGNAFDPQRFVFVKPADQPRHYESKTTDFQIDLPDDPVGYTSTPDADSSAGVFAAGGINRHNVSMTGTETITTNSRILGLDPYNDESGIGEEDFVTLVLPYIKTARQGVERLGALLEKYGTYEANAISFGDADEVWYLETIGGHHWAAVRIPDDAYVIAPNRLNIADFDFASADTLSDAGLQSFIDDHQLNPSLDGHYNLREICGSQTVTDTRYNNPRAWYVQQQLSGDSGHQPTDQDLPFICHARHKLTIEEIKDLMSSHFQNTAFDPYEQASGHGPYRSIALNRNLELHILQIRNGVAPEVAAVHWLAFGPNAFNTVVPFFANVTDTPARWRDTTTKYSVEQMYWLSHTIAAIGDQHYDAARGKVEHFAQQVVATGRHLQAVADQEAGSQQDVAAYLTGINQQMADAAYQEAVALLGDLVKIAFGTAKLQF; via the coding sequence ATGGAACACACCTGTACAACATTTTTAGCCGGCAAGAAGGCCACGATCGACGGCTCGACCATCGTCTGCCGGGAAGAGGACTACGGCAATGCCTTTGATCCGCAGCGCTTCGTCTTCGTCAAGCCAGCCGACCAGCCGCGCCACTACGAGAGCAAGACCACGGACTTCCAAATTGACCTGCCTGATGATCCGGTGGGCTACACCTCGACGCCCGATGCCGACAGCTCGGCCGGGGTCTTCGCGGCCGGCGGAATCAACCGGCACAACGTCTCGATGACCGGAACCGAGACGATCACCACTAACTCCCGAATCCTCGGGTTGGACCCGTACAACGACGAGAGCGGGATCGGCGAGGAGGACTTTGTGACCCTGGTCCTGCCGTACATCAAGACGGCGCGCCAGGGGGTCGAACGGCTCGGGGCCCTGCTGGAAAAGTACGGGACCTACGAGGCCAATGCCATCTCATTCGGTGACGCCGACGAGGTTTGGTACCTGGAGACAATCGGTGGTCACCACTGGGCAGCCGTCCGGATTCCCGACGACGCCTACGTGATCGCGCCTAACCGCCTGAACATCGCCGACTTTGACTTTGCCAGTGCGGATACGCTGAGCGACGCGGGCCTGCAGAGCTTTATTGACGACCACCAGCTGAACCCGTCGCTGGATGGGCACTACAACCTGCGGGAGATCTGCGGCAGCCAGACGGTCACCGATACCCGCTACAACAACCCGCGGGCCTGGTACGTTCAGCAGCAGCTGAGCGGGGACAGCGGTCACCAGCCGACCGACCAGGACTTGCCATTCATTTGTCACGCCCGGCACAAGCTGACGATCGAGGAGATCAAGGACCTGATGTCCTCGCACTTCCAAAACACCGCCTTTGATCCTTATGAGCAGGCGAGTGGGCACGGTCCTTACCGGTCAATCGCCCTCAACCGGAACCTGGAGCTGCACATCCTCCAGATCCGCAACGGGGTCGCACCCGAAGTGGCTGCCGTTCACTGGCTGGCCTTTGGACCCAACGCCTTCAACACGGTGGTGCCATTCTTTGCTAACGTCACCGACACGCCGGCACGCTGGCGGGACACGACGACCAAGTACTCGGTCGAGCAGATGTACTGGCTGTCGCACACGATTGCCGCCATCGGTGATCAGCACTACGACGCCGCCCGGGGCAAGGTTGAGCACTTTGCCCAGCAGGTGGTCGCAACCGGCCGGCACCTCCAGGCGGTTGCCGATCAGGAAGCCGGCAGTCAGCAGGACGTTGCTGCCTACCTGACCGGGATCAACCAGCAGATGGCCGACGCCGCCTACCAGGAGGCCGTGGCCCTGTTGGGGGACCTGGTCAAGATCGCCTTTGGCACGGCCAAGTTGCAATTCTAA
- a CDS encoding DsbA family protein: protein MLEIHLFVNPVGMRCFRCENDVLRVDRELNTKINYQFVPLFNMNTIDDTLRLYDFDPHSLKARQQVADTILQVILDYKAALFQGRKRGRRYLLHLQTAIIQHDVNYSLELVKKAAESSGLDLEMFLEDRQSKLAHDAFRQDQRVAAELGVSETATAVVFDTDQTDYGFLIPHFDYETLIQMYEQNRLDKGQSAKQFAAQFHRPALKIIQK, encoded by the coding sequence ATGCTTGAGATTCATTTATTTGTTAACCCCGTTGGGATGCGTTGTTTCCGCTGCGAAAATGACGTCTTGAGGGTTGATCGAGAATTGAATACCAAAATTAACTACCAGTTCGTTCCGTTATTCAACATGAACACGATTGACGACACACTGCGCCTGTACGACTTTGATCCGCATAGCCTGAAGGCCCGGCAACAGGTGGCCGACACCATCCTGCAGGTAATCCTCGACTACAAGGCCGCCCTCTTCCAGGGACGCAAGCGTGGCCGGCGCTACCTGCTCCATTTGCAAACCGCCATCATCCAGCATGACGTCAACTATTCACTCGAACTGGTCAAAAAAGCCGCCGAGAGCTCTGGCCTGGACCTGGAGATGTTCCTCGAAGACCGCCAGTCCAAGCTGGCCCACGACGCCTTCCGGCAGGACCAGCGGGTGGCAGCCGAGCTGGGGGTCAGTGAGACGGCCACGGCGGTCGTGTTCGACACCGACCAGACCGACTACGGCTTCTTGATCCCGCACTTTGACTACGAGACCCTGATCCAGATGTACGAACAGAACCGCCTGGACAAGGGCCAGAGCGCCAAGCAGTTCGCCGCCCAGTTCCACCGTCCGGCACTTAAAATTATCCAAAAGTAA
- a CDS encoding GTP pyrophosphokinase, with translation MIENWQHFLLPYQQAVNELKVKLRGMRKQYQEQGEHSPIEFVTGRVKPVDSIKEKMVRRHVQEDRLEQDMQDIAGLRIMCQFVEDIYVVVDQLRQRSDMTILEERDYVTNVKPSGYRSYHIVIEYPVQLVTGEKKILAEIQIRTLAMNFWATIEHSLNYKYQGAFPQELSARLQRAAEAAFKLDNEMSEIREEIKEAQTLFSQRTPTSLPTDSQHEDHTNEED, from the coding sequence ATGATTGAAAATTGGCAGCATTTCTTATTGCCATATCAACAGGCCGTCAACGAGTTAAAAGTTAAGCTGCGGGGGATGCGCAAGCAGTATCAGGAACAGGGCGAACACTCACCGATCGAGTTCGTCACCGGCCGGGTCAAGCCCGTCGACAGCATCAAGGAGAAGATGGTTCGCCGTCACGTGCAGGAGGACCGGCTGGAGCAGGACATGCAAGACATCGCCGGGCTGCGGATCATGTGCCAGTTCGTCGAGGACATCTACGTCGTGGTCGATCAGTTGCGCCAGCGCAGCGACATGACGATCCTGGAAGAGCGGGATTACGTCACCAACGTCAAGCCCAGCGGCTACCGCTCCTACCACATCGTGATCGAGTACCCGGTCCAGCTGGTGACGGGGGAGAAGAAGATCCTGGCCGAAATCCAGATCCGGACCCTGGCGATGAACTTCTGGGCCACGATTGAGCACTCGCTGAACTACAAGTACCAGGGGGCCTTTCCCCAGGAGCTGTCGGCCCGGCTGCAGCGTGCTGCCGAGGCGGCCTTTAAGCTCGATAACGAGATGTCAGAAATCAGGGAGGAGATCAAGGAGGCCCAGACGCTGTTCTCGCAGCGCACGCCAACGAGCCTGCCGACCGATTCCCAACACGAAGACCATACAAATGAGGAAGATTGA
- a CDS encoding NAD kinase yields MKVAIYNNETAESQRVTKLLKAEMDKAGLVYDAKQPEVVITIGGDGTLLSAFHHYQAQLDKIRFVGIHTGHLGFYTDWRNFEIDDLVDSLVKDSGQSVSYPLLDMKAVYSDGTTDHFIALNESTIRNITKTMVCDVYINNQLFENFRGDGLCISTPTGSTAYNKSVGGAIMDPHSVGFQLAEMASLNNRVFRTLGSPIIFGADTKLMLRLRDVNGHVMTCDRDQLMLKNKPGQRYLMELAYQVSKQRIYFARYRHNNFWNRVKDSFIGETK; encoded by the coding sequence ATGAAGGTAGCAATTTATAACAACGAAACGGCGGAATCCCAGCGGGTTACCAAGCTGCTCAAGGCGGAGATGGACAAGGCTGGCTTAGTCTATGACGCCAAGCAGCCCGAGGTCGTCATCACCATCGGCGGCGACGGGACCCTCCTGTCGGCCTTCCACCACTACCAAGCCCAGCTGGACAAGATCCGCTTCGTCGGCATCCACACCGGTCACCTTGGTTTCTACACCGACTGGCGAAACTTCGAAATCGACGACCTGGTCGACAGCCTGGTCAAGGACAGCGGCCAGTCCGTCTCCTATCCACTGCTCGACATGAAGGCGGTCTACTCGGACGGCACGACCGACCACTTCATCGCCTTAAACGAATCGACCATCCGCAACATCACCAAGACGATGGTTTGCGATGTCTACATTAATAACCAGCTCTTTGAAAACTTCCGGGGGGATGGGCTCTGCATCTCCACGCCGACCGGCTCGACGGCCTACAACAAGTCGGTCGGTGGGGCGATCATGGACCCGCACAGCGTCGGCTTCCAGCTGGCGGAAATGGCGTCCTTGAACAACCGCGTCTTCCGGACCCTGGGCTCACCGATCATCTTCGGGGCGGACACCAAGCTGATGCTGCGGCTGCGCGACGTCAACGGCCACGTGATGACCTGTGACCGCGACCAATTGATGCTGAAGAACAAGCCGGGGCAGCGCTACTTGATGGAGCTGGCCTACCAGGTCTCCAAACAGCGGATCTACTTTGCCCGCTACCGGCACAACAACTTCTGGAACCGGGTCAAGGACTCCTTCATCGGGGAGACCAAGTAA
- a CDS encoding RluA family pseudouridine synthase: MEFSWTYQKDVPRKLRSALRMEGVTSTLMKVAIYHGGKMLINGEEKWAVDMVQPGDRFSLVLPAEAGNPAVEAYPAPITIVYEDRDFLVLNKPAGVATVPAHNVEVADSLVNRVKYYYQQQNYENQVIHVATRLDKDTSGLVVFPKHRFAHAVLDRQLKHHEVKKNYLALVNGRVRTGHGYIDAPIQRDPESFVQRMVGPAGKASVTEYWTQWTSERASLVRVRLHTGRTHQIRVHFAYLGHPLLGDDMYGQNSPVIARQALHCYWLQFYSPFKQDNITLEAPLPDDFRAAMNQLQ; this comes from the coding sequence ATGGAATTTTCCTGGACCTACCAAAAAGACGTGCCCCGCAAGCTGCGGTCGGCCCTGCGAATGGAAGGGGTGACCAGCACCCTGATGAAGGTGGCGATCTACCACGGCGGCAAGATGCTGATCAACGGCGAAGAGAAGTGGGCGGTCGACATGGTGCAGCCGGGCGACCGCTTCAGCCTGGTCCTGCCGGCCGAGGCGGGGAACCCCGCCGTGGAAGCCTACCCGGCACCAATCACGATCGTCTATGAGGACCGGGACTTTCTGGTGCTCAACAAGCCGGCCGGGGTGGCCACCGTTCCGGCCCACAACGTCGAAGTGGCCGATAGCCTGGTCAACCGGGTCAAGTACTACTACCAACAGCAAAACTACGAGAACCAGGTCATTCACGTGGCGACGCGGCTGGACAAGGACACCAGCGGCCTGGTCGTCTTTCCTAAGCACCGCTTCGCCCACGCCGTCCTCGACCGCCAGCTCAAACACCACGAGGTCAAGAAAAACTACCTGGCCCTGGTGAACGGGCGCGTGCGGACCGGTCACGGCTACATCGACGCGCCCATTCAGCGGGATCCCGAATCGTTCGTCCAGCGGATGGTCGGGCCCGCCGGCAAGGCCTCGGTGACCGAGTACTGGACCCAGTGGACGAGTGAGCGGGCCTCGCTGGTACGAGTGCGCCTCCATACCGGGCGGACCCACCAGATCCGGGTCCACTTCGCCTACCTGGGCCACCCGCTGCTCGGGGATGACATGTACGGACAGAACTCGCCGGTGATCGCCCGCCAGGCCCTGCATTGCTACTGGCTGCAATTCTACAGTCCATTTAAGCAGGACAATATCACCCTGGAGGCACCGCTGCCGGATGATTTTCGCGCGGCAATGAACCAATTACAATAG
- a CDS encoding IS30 family transposase: MTHLNDTMSTILLTTHKKNAHLTKEERVMIATLKSQGLSNRAIGRQLGVNHQTINNELNRGTVRQLRRQKSNGKIYEYSYYIYSYEAGQATYLEHHRHSGRRRLYYSSKQFLRLADQLMLGEFDDHHYSPQAVIYKARDLMNDGTLIPKSVVTLYQWINEGVLRTSNLDLFEKPKRKHHQTHPQAKRCLGPNIAQRPQTADQRSEIGHWELDTVQGQKNGNDSVVLVMTDRLSRVNITSKIAGKTAHAVNQFFINLRQKMGTDAYYRIFKTITSDNGSEFSELTQVHDHVFYADPYSPWERGSNEINNRFLRKEITKGEAINNYSSAQIIATNDWMNHYPRAMFNGHSSMDIYRKAFYQEISQLHQPIINWSVLFI; this comes from the coding sequence ATGACGCACTTAAATGATACCATGTCTACTATTTTATTGACTACTCATAAAAAGAATGCTCATCTTACTAAAGAAGAACGTGTGATGATTGCGACTTTAAAGTCGCAAGGACTTTCCAATCGCGCAATTGGTCGCCAATTAGGAGTTAATCATCAAACAATTAATAACGAGCTCAACCGTGGTACGGTCCGCCAACTTCGTCGTCAAAAATCTAATGGTAAGATTTACGAATATTCTTACTACATCTATAGTTATGAAGCTGGTCAGGCCACATATCTTGAACATCACCGCCATTCTGGTCGTCGTCGCTTATATTATTCTTCAAAGCAATTTTTACGATTAGCTGATCAGCTAATGCTTGGTGAGTTTGACGACCACCATTACTCCCCACAAGCGGTTATTTATAAGGCTCGAGATTTAATGAATGATGGCACCCTGATCCCAAAGTCGGTTGTAACTTTATATCAATGGATTAATGAGGGTGTGCTTCGTACGTCCAATTTAGACCTCTTTGAAAAACCTAAACGTAAGCATCATCAAACTCATCCGCAAGCTAAAAGGTGCTTAGGGCCTAATATTGCTCAACGACCTCAAACTGCGGACCAACGGTCCGAAATTGGCCATTGGGAACTGGATACAGTTCAGGGACAGAAAAACGGTAATGACAGTGTTGTACTAGTAATGACTGATCGCCTTTCACGAGTTAATATCACGAGTAAAATTGCTGGTAAAACTGCGCATGCAGTAAATCAGTTCTTTATAAATTTGCGCCAGAAAATGGGCACAGATGCTTACTATCGCATTTTTAAGACAATAACCTCTGACAACGGTTCAGAATTTAGTGAGTTAACACAAGTTCACGATCATGTTTTCTATGCTGATCCGTATTCCCCTTGGGAACGTGGATCCAATGAGATCAATAACCGGTTTCTCCGCAAGGAGATTACCAAAGGTGAAGCTATAAATAACTATAGTAGTGCTCAGATCATAGCGACTAATGATTGGATGAATCACTATCCACGAGCTATGTTTAATGGACATTCGTCAATGGATATCTATCGTAAGGCCTTCTACCAAGAGATATCACAGCTCCATCAACCAATAATCAATTGGTCAGTATTATTTATTTGA